GGAAAATACTTGACAACCTAAGCATGAAATTGGGTTTAGTGGCAATATCTGGTTGGTTCAATGGCGCCGAAAATGCCCAGTCCAAGTCTTCtcatcaaaataacataaaataaaatccccTCAAAACGACTCCATTTAATTTCCCTAACTTTCCATGTACTAGATCCAGTGAAAATTTTAAacaaactaaaacaaaatttgCAGAGAAACACAGCAGCAGCCATGGCAGCTCGCAAGAGAGCTTCAGCGGCAGATACAAAGCCAAGCCCTCCTCCTCAAACCCAGGAAACAACCACCCAAATTGACCCCCCTATCGCTCCACCTAAGAAATCCTTAATCTTCAAAttctgtcttttcttttcaatccCATACTTTTACCTTCTTTACCAACACTACACGATCGAGCAAGAACTTAGGAGATCCATCCTTATCAATGCTTCCCTTTGTGTTACCGGCTTCTTCCTTACACAGAGAATGATCCCTGTTGCTTCTAGATATGTTTTGAAACGCGGTTTATTTGGATTTGATATTAACAAGAAGGGTACCCCTCAAGGCACTGTTGAAGTGTATGTCCAAATTcctatctcttttttttttcttataggaAAATGAAACTTTGGGTTTTAATTGCTTTTAAATTTTGCTGATTGAGGAATGTTTTAATTTGCAATTTCGATTGGTTTAGCTATATTGCGTTTGGATTTTGTTCAAGATCATAAGCTGAGTATACTGGCTAGatctttgtttttattatttttattatatatgtatatatatataacttacttgtttaatAAATGTCTctgttttatcattttattatcaaCTCAATGACTTGTTGAATTGCCTTTAATTTAGACCCTCAACGTCGGTTTACTGTTCTTTTTAGAACCTTTGTTTGATactattaaattctttttttctcCCCTAATTCTGTTGGCAGTGCTTGCAAATGCTGATATTATTTACCATCATGCTTTCGAATCATATGCTCAagcttgttttttctttttccattcatgaaatttataagaaaaatgaaGGGAAAAAAAGGCAACACTCTAATTAGTAAAGGCTGCTTCGGATTCTGCAGGCCCGAATCATTGGGAATTGTTGTAGGCATTGTTTTCTTGGTATTGGCTATTCTATTCCAGTATTTTAACTTCACAGCTGATTCAAATGTAAGTGTGATATTTCCATGAAGTTTCTTTCtgcttttttcactttttttttaatttttaattttgcaaTCTGCAGTTGTATTTTACAATATCAATGAAATAGTTTATGACATAATTCAAACGCTAGCAATGGGTTTTACCATTTTTAAGGGAAGAGAGTTGACAGTTTAACGTATAATTATTGGTGCATTCTATGGAAGTGAAAAGTGGGGTGTAAAGGGTAGCGACAGAAGGAAAAATAAGTAAAAGATTGAAAATGGGAACTTTATTAGAATGTGTAATTAAGGCAAAGTGGTGTAGGCTTATAGCAAACATAAAATAGACTAAAACTCTAAACTCGTACGTTATTCCTTATGACCAACTGAACTAGTTCATAGTaatatttgttctttttcttgtatttttattGGATTCTGTCATATTCCTTCCTTAAACCAAACATATATTCAGGAAAACCATGCTATTGAGTTTTTATAGACTGCTTCTGGTAGGTTTTGAATCAAGGATAAGGATATTGgtatattattgttatttgttattcaAGTAGAGTTAGATGTAAAAATATTACGTAGTTGAAGTCATTCTAGAATATGGTTTCACTTCTTCAAATCTTTCTTCTGTTGTTAAGTTCTGTAATTGAGTAGACCAGAGAGAAACTGTTATGTACCTGACCTCAAGTGGTTTGGCTTAAGGCCTAGTTAACTTGAGAAAAATGCTGGGAATGTTGAACTTTGAGATAACTCCACTTTATTCTAAGAAATTTTTATTCCTtattcctcttcttcttctttttttttttttttttgtacttgtCACATTTAGCACTGTTAGTATTCCAACTTTAAGGTaataaaaattttgtttcttGTATCATAATTTTAGTGCGAGTTCTCAATGCATTAAGTCTGATGTTTAGCTTATTCATGCAGAGTTTAACGTTTTTATGCAATTTAAGAGCAATCTGTTGCCTATTGTTTATTCAGTGGCTCGTTGAGTATAATGCAGCCTTAGCATCCATCTGCTTCATGATTTTACTTGGATTTGTAGATGATGTCCTGGATGTCCCTTGGAGAGTGTGAGTATATCCTTAGCCTTCTGGTTTTCAGCCTGTTAATTATTTAGAAGGACGTCTATGGCTTCTGAACTAATGCTTAACAAGATCCTCACTTTCTTTTTTGTGAAGAGCAGGAAACTACTACTGCCGTCAATTGCTGCACTTCCATTGTTGATGGCCTATGCTGGACATACAACTATCATCATTCCAAAGCCTCTTATTTCATATGTTGGGCAAGAGGTGTTGGATCTAGGTATGGAACAGTACCAAGTTAATATGGCAGTAAGAATAAGAGCTTTTTGAAATGTTGATGGTGTTTGTTCTGTTGGTCTCATTTTCTTGTGGTAGGATGCcccattctcttttcttttcctttagggTCATCAACCTAACTCTAATAAAAGCTATAATCTCAATGTGCTGGCTACTGGGCATGTGGGTTCATCTTTAGTTCAAATCATTTAGGGTTTTTACCTTTTCAAATGATTTCAATTGACGTTCCAAGTTGTTGATTGTGGCCAGATGGAGGGGCCTTTTGGTTAATTCCCTACCAGGTGACCCTTCTGTTCATAGATTAAGCTGAAGACATTGTGTATCTTTTTAGGTCTTCCTCGATGCACTTTTCAGCacttaatttttaaagtaaaagtACGGCTGGACAATGATTAAGTTCTAAAACTTCATTCTTTGTTGTCTTCAAGGGGGAAAAAAATTGCCGTGGCACAACGATATTAAGAATGGTAATTGGTTAGTTGAATACTTACCCTAGGATAATATATTATGGAAGAAACTTGGTCTGGACCTATGGTTTAATTATGAACTTAGTATCATTGAGCCATGCCAAGCAATCAATCAGCATGATTTGTTTTCAATGATGAACTGCATCATAGAAAGGAGTCTGTACATACTTGCTAACATGCAAATATATTTACTTTTGTCCTTGTATTTTCAGACAAATATTCGTCTTTGAACCAATGACACTCCAAATTTTTACCATGTTAAAATTGTGTCTATATGCTCAATACACGTTGGAGGGTACGTGAAGATATAAAGGAATGTATTAAGATATGCCTTGGATATAGTTGGAGTTAACATTAATCTTTTTGTATGAAAAAACAGAGGGCCAAAGTGTTGGAGTCAACATTAATCTTTCTATGCGTGAAAAAACAGTGGCCCAAATATAACTATAATTTTTTATGCAGATTTTAGAGTTCAATTTGGGCATAAAAGTTGCTTTATCTTGTgttatcttcattttctctcccATTTTAAGATACCTTTTCAGGATTAATCCATTTTGAACTTCTAGAGCTTTTTTCGttcttttttctttaaagaaGGAAATCTCAATTTGTTTCTGTACATAGAGCATCAAGTCAGTGGGCTGTTTATCCTTGCAAGGAACTAACAGTTAGTTTTGTTGTGGCAGGATGGGTGTACAAATTGTATATGGGGCTTTTGGCAGTATTCTGCACAAATTCTATTAACATTCATGCTGGTTTGAATGGCCTTGAAGTTGGGCAAACAGTTGTGATTGCATCAGCTGTAAGCATAAACAGTAATGATATTGTAAATCTGGCATTGTAGTGCTCTAActtctttttgaaattttacagATTTTGATACATAATTTAATGCAAATTGGAGCATCTTCAGATCCTGAGTATAAACAAGCTCATGCTTTCTCTATTTATCTTGTGCAACCCTTACTAGCCACTTCCTTGGCCTTACTTTCCTACAACTGGTAATAATCCTGGCATTTTGCTGCCGGCTGTTTGCAACTTCTTCTTAGCTAATAGTCTTGCTAATGGCTTTTTACTCTTGTTTGTAGGTATCCTTCTTCAGTTTTTGTTGGGGATACATACACATATTTTGCTGGAATGACCATGGCTGTAGTTGGAATTCTGGGACACTATAGGTGTGTGTTCCTTGCCATAGGTTTCATTTGCCTGGTCTTTGTTTACATACATGTACGCATGAATTTATGTATTGTGTAGGCATGTCCtttcacccaaatgtcatgataGTAAACTCAGTACTTTCCGAGTTCTGACTAAACATTCGGGAATTAACACGTCTtatttttaagattaaaaaagaaaatagtgaTGCAGTAACCTGGCAAGTCAAATTGAAGACCATGATTTAAGAAATGTACTTTATTGTCTATTAATGGCATGTTGGGTCCTAGAATATCTATCCCcgacaaaacaaaacaaaattgatGATTTTaccgtttttctttttctttttcatttgatGTTGATTTTTGGCACCTAATTACTGGGTAATACAATACATATTAATTGATTAGAAGCAGGTACCGCTGAGTTATAAGCTTCATGCTGCCATCTGCTATTTTGCTGTACTTGGTGGtttattgtttattttcttttcatggcGACTAAAATATTTTGACTTATCATCAGCAAGCTTTAAAGTAGAGGGGCTATGCTTataaatattgattaaatttcttTGTTCTTTCTGCTTTAAAATCTCTTGTTCCAGTGAAACActcttgattttctttcttcctcaagTGTTGAACTTTCTCTTGTCACTTCCTCAGGTTTGATCTACTGCTCTCTCTCTCTTACTATATATAACTTGACTAAATAATGTGCAAAACatctaatttgcattttcataaATTCTTTGTTAGCTTTCTGGCTATGTTAAATGTCCCCGACATCGTCTTCCGAGGTAACTCTTGATACCAGTATCAGACTTGGACTGCAAGCATCAAACTTTTCTCATCTCTTTTATCATTAATGGCTCTTGTATCTCTAGATTCAATCCTGAAACTGGATTACTTACTGGAACACGTGATGGTACACTCATAAACTTTTACTTGAGAATGGTTGGGCCGAAATCAGAAAAGATGCTTTGTATCCACCTCCTCCTTGTTCAGGTGAGTTTTTCATGTTTGCGTTCGTTCATTTTTATGTCATCTAATCCTAACAAGGAGTTAGCTAGGTTCTGGATGCTCTGAAGATAAACCAATTTAAGCAAACATATAGCTTGTGATAAATAGTTGTAGTTAGAGTGTGTAAAGTTGAATGATGTGTGAGTACCATGTTTGTTGACCAATGTCTTATGTGGTTTCCCATTTTTATTAGGCCCTAGGATGTTGCTTCTGTTTCATGCTGAGATACTTGCTGGCTGGTTGGTACAAATAAGGTGGCAACTTTAAAGAAATGCAAAATACTTTTGCTATACGGGTTTGTGGTGTAAAACAGGAGAAATGATTTTTTCAGCTGAGAGAAATGAACCTACTATCTTGACATACCATTTTCATTTTGACAATTTATATATTTGGTGGAAGACAAAGTTTGAGAATATTAGATATGGGGAAACCAAAGCCACAAATACTGTATTTTTGTTTGCGTTAGGAGGTCCGTGTTTAAAACTGTACATTGATTCACATAAATTTTAACTACTTTGTTATACATTGGGGAATTCAGAATAGGATAGAGGGCTGCAATTTGCAATTTTTTTAGTGCCCATTGTGTGTTTTATTGACGTCTTGTTAAAAAATTTCACTTTGTGTATCAATTATTATTTCGACAATTacagaactttaaaaaaaaaattattaacggTACAATAGTTGGTTACTTGGTTcaacaattttttatatatatgagtTTTGCCTAAACAGCAATCCAAATCAAGTTTTAGATGAGATATAAGTTTAATCCACTGATCAAATTAGAtattttcaaacaaattaaaaaaaaaacaataatgaaCATTTTCTCCAATTCAAGATGattggattttttaaaaaaaaacttgcttGACTATTTTTAAAGTCGTGCTCCTAAGGCCCATTAGGGACTAGATTGTAATACATTAGTAGCCACTCACCCGGGTCTTAAAAAAGATCTAGGTTTTTAATCTGCAACTTAGATAGGTCTCACTTGAAGATTAAGGGTAAGGTGAATCATGAGAGGATAGTGAGGCGGGTTTGCCAAGAAGAGCTCGTAGACACAGCTTGCAAAAGGGATCCGCGAGCATAGGTTGCAAATCGAGCTAGGTCATGGCCTCAGTTTGTACACACTCAAGGAGTGCGCAGAAAAGACCGTGTGCCACTTAGGCCATCCAGACACATGTCTAACAGGTACGAAGCCTGTTTAGGATATCAGTCTCAGGAATAGAAAGGACTGCGTGTGTCCAGCTGGCTTGGAGTTCGCAGAGAATCAAGACAAAGTAGTAGGGTCCCGGTATGAGCTGGAATAGTACTTTAACCATATGTATAAATACCCCGACATTTCTAtcaataaaacatgaaaaaatattactcaacactttacattttagttaaATGTTGTAAATATGTGCattaaaagattcaaaatttttctattaaaagatTATGGCAAAAGATCTGTTAACTTTTtaagatttaataaaatttgtaaaatatttttatgtggataagaaataaatatgttaagttgataaattctaataaaattttaaagtaagtttATAAGATTAGTATGATATTATTTAAGACAGTGAAGATAAATTTGGAGCGTGGGTTAAAAGTTTGTATTTAATACTTAGATGTGAATGGGTAtcaaaatggaaaagaaatgTGGAGTACGAAGATTAATATAGAAACAAGAAAATTGGAATACCACATTGAGAAAAGTGCCTTTAGGACTGACTTTCACAAGGTAAGGTAATGGTGTTATATGCCATTTGATAATTACGATTTACAAATCAACGGGAATATCCCATCCCAATATTCTGTACGCACAAGGCCAATTGCTTTGCGCCATCTCCAAAGCTCCTCTCCCACTATTAACCTCTTCAAACAATTTAACTCTCTATCGCCCATTCAAATGCCTACCTCCTCCTATTTCACCATTTTATCCAACTCTTGTCTGGCATTGCTCTTCCAAGCTTTCTTCATCTCCATCGCCGCATCTTCTGATCACCACACGCCTGAGAACCATATCCGAACACGGGCGGATGCACCCTTTAAAGTTGCGTTATTTGCCGACTTGCACTTCGGGGAGAACGCCTGGACGGATTGGGGCCCCAAACAGGATGTCAATTCTATCAAGGTTATGTCTAGTGTGCTGGACACTGAAACTCCAGGTGATTtttatctctctctctctttttatttatttattttcaagtaCATGTAAAACACCAAAATTATAATGGTTACATAAAAGAGAATACATAAGTGagtaaatgaaatataatttaattaagttttaaaaattaagaaataaatagaaTAGAAAGATGGTGTTTTAATCTCATTTGGTGTTTTCTATTGATAAGCAGTACAATCTTCATCAAATGATTTTCAACATCATTTCAgcatatttagggtttttttttcttaatcatTTTATATACATACACCAAAGCAAGTCATGTGACAACAATTCATAAGGAAACATATCTTacaaggttttttctttttttgggatTCAATAATTGTGGTATTACACTAAAAAGGAATACATCAGAAAATGTaactcttattattattatttttaagaagcagaataatgttatttttattttagcaaattttcaataattaaaatatgaaatgtatttagttcttattttcttataatagaagcatgaaaaataaaattaaaaatgtttccCTCAAATAGGGGTTAAagatttgatatttaaaattgtttaaaaaaaatactttttgtgttttatgtaCGTGAACCAAGTTGAATTCATCAATTAAAGAATTTTCCAACTTTTTCCAGCATCCCACCTAAAACTAGTTAGTAATATGTCAACTAAATATTTTACTGTTTTCTGCTATCCACAGCTAAGGGGCAAACAAATTTGTGATTGTCAATTGACATCTGATCACAATTATCTGATATTATACCTGGTTAAAATAGGGCACTGAAAATGCctggaaatttttttgaaacaataTCCTCTTTAAATGAAACTAAATACTTAATCCTACTACTAAACCCTGCTTCCTtgtttatgtatttattcattaTTAAGAAACAACATACTTGACAGATTTTGTAGTATATCTTGGAGATGTTGTTACGGCAAATAACATCCCAATTTCAAACGCAAGCTTATATTGGGATCAGGCACTCTCTCCAACAAGATCCAGGGGCACTCCATGGGCTAGTGTGTTTGGAAACCATGATGATGCACCCTTTGAGTGGCCAATGGAGTGGTTTGCAGCCTCTGGAATTCCTCAGCTTGTTTGTCCTGTGCCGAATTCATCATATTCAGGTAAGCAGCTGGATGATCAAAATGAATTCCCATTAATATTCTATACAATGAAACCTACCAAGTAAGAGATAATGAAACTTAGGTGCTTTCAGGAAACAATTACTATTTGTTTGCTGAAATCAAGAGTTTCTTTATCAGGTGAAGAATGTAGTTTTAGGGGAACATCACGATTGGAGCTGATGAAAAATGAGATGGATAATAATGTCTTATCTCTTTCTAAAAGCGGA
This window of the Gossypium hirsutum isolate 1008001.06 chromosome A09, Gossypium_hirsutum_v2.1, whole genome shotgun sequence genome carries:
- the LOC107889427 gene encoding probable inactive purple acid phosphatase 16, which produces MPFDNYDLQINGNIPSQYSVRTRPIALRHLQSSSPTINLFKQFNSLSPIQMPTSSYFTILSNSCLALLFQAFFISIAASSDHHTPENHIRTRADAPFKVALFADLHFGENAWTDWGPKQDVNSIKVMSSVLDTETPDFVVYLGDVVTANNIPISNASLYWDQALSPTRSRGTPWASVFGNHDDAPFEWPMEWFAASGIPQLVCPVPNSSYSGEECSFRGTSRLELMKNEMDNNVLSLSKSGPQDLWPGISNYVLQVLSKEKPHTPLVYLYFLDSGGGTYPEVLSTAQADWFKRISEEINPDSGVPELIFWHIPSKAYKKVAPKFRIHKPCVGSINKEKVAAQEAEMGIMKILVKRPSVKAVFVGHNHGLDWCCPYGQLWLCFARHTGYGGYGNWARGSRILEINERPFSISSWIRMEDGSVHSEVILS
- the LOC107889428 gene encoding UDP-N-acetylglucosamine--dolichyl-phosphate N-acetylglucosaminephosphotransferase codes for the protein MAARKRASAADTKPSPPPQTQETTTQIDPPIAPPKKSLIFKFCLFFSIPYFYLLYQHYTIEQELRRSILINASLCVTGFFLTQRMIPVASRYVLKRGLFGFDINKKGTPQGTVEVPESLGIVVGIVFLVLAILFQYFNFTADSNWLVEYNAALASICFMILLGFVDDVLDVPWRVKLLLPSIAALPLLMAYAGHTTIIIPKPLISYVGQEVLDLGWVYKLYMGLLAVFCTNSINIHAGLNGLEVGQTVVIASAILIHNLMQIGASSDPEYKQAHAFSIYLVQPLLATSLALLSYNWYPSSVFVGDTYTYFAGMTMAVVGILGHYSETLLIFFLPQVLNFLLSLPQLSGYVKCPRHRLPRFNPETGLLTGTRDGTLINFYLRMVGPKSEKMLCIHLLLVQALGCCFCFMLRYLLAGWYK